A genomic region of Melanotaenia boesemani isolate fMelBoe1 chromosome 21, fMelBoe1.pri, whole genome shotgun sequence contains the following coding sequences:
- the atad1b gene encoding outer mitochondrial transmembrane helix translocase — MVLREVPAENITRPLGRNEVIGLLFRLTIFGAVTYFTIKWMVDAIDPTRKQKVEAQKQAEKLMRQIGVKNVKLSEYEMSIAAHLVDPLSMQITWKDIAGLDEVITELKETVILPVQKRHLFQGSRLLQPPKGVLLYGPPGCGKTLIAKATAKEAGFRFINLQPSTLTDKWYGESQKLAAAVFSLAVKLQPSIIFIDEIDSFLRSRSSSDHEATAMMKAQFMSLWDGLDTDHHCQVIIMGATNRPQDLDSAILRRMPTRFHINQPSLKQREQILGLILENESVDLSVDLSDVAKETDGFSGSDLREMCRDAALMCVRDFVHSQNDSVMEESIRPIHPTDLQRAIGKMKKSKSAGGHAALLHAALD, encoded by the exons ATGGTTCTGAGAGAAGTTCCAGCTGAGAACATCACCCGTCCCCTGGGCAGGAACGAGGTCATCGGCCTGCTCTTCAGACTCACCATATTCGGAGCCGTCACCTACTTCACCATCAAGTGGATGGTGGACGCCATCGACCCCACCAGGaagcagaaggtggaggctcAGAAACAG GCGGAGAAGCTGATGCGTCAGATCGGCGTGAAGAACGTGAAGCTGTCCGAGTACGAGATGAGCATCGCAGCTCACCTGGTGGACCCACTGAGCATGCAG ATCACCTGGAAGGACATCGCCGGTCTGGATGAGGTCATCACTGAGCTGAAAGAGACGGTGATCTTACCTGTTCAGAAGAGACACCTGTTCCAGGGGTCCAGACTGCTGCAGCCCCCCAAAG gtgtgcTGCTATATGGTCCCCCTGGATGCGGTAAAACTCTGATCGCCAAGGCAACAGCAAAAGAGGCGGGGTTTCGTTTCATCAACCTGCAGCCGAGCACGCTGACGGACAAATGGTACGGCGAGTCTCAGAAACTGGCTGCCGCCGTCTTCTCATTGGCTGTCAAGCTGCAGCCGTCAATCATCTTCATAGACGAGATTG ACTCGTTTCTGAGGAGTCGCTCCAGTTCGGACCACGAGGCCACAGCCATGATGAAGGCCCAGTTCATGAGTCTGTGGGATGGACTGGACACGGACCACCACTGCCAG gTGATCATCATGGGCGCCACTAACCGTCCTCAGGACCTGGACTCTGCCATCCTGAGGAGGATGCCCACCAGGTTCCACATCAACCAGCCG agcCTGAAGCAGCGGGAACAGATCCTTGGACTGATCCTGGAAAACGAGAGT gTGGACCTGTCGGTTGACCTCAGTGATGTTGCCAAGGAGACGGACGGCTTCTCAGGAAGTGACCTCAGAGAGATGTGTCGTGATGCGGCGTTGATGTGTGTACGAGACTTCGTCCACAGTCAGAACGACAG TGTGATGGAAGAGTCCATCCGTCCCATCCATCCGACGGACCTGCAGCGGGCCATCGGTAAGATGAAGAAGTCCAAGTCAGCCGGAGGACACGCCGCGCTGCTGCACGCCGCTCTGGACTGA
- the minpp1b gene encoding multiple inositol polyphosphate phosphatase 1b: MFPVFTPTHGLLLAALSLLPTRLSCSSLAVPDVPHIAAYFGTKTRYEEVNPHLLRDVLSVNTSVLKPPPTERCSPVHLTAVIRHGSRYPTAKNIRRILKLSELVRAEASRDSGSSVGWLQDIRSRWEPWYTEDMDGQLVMKGRDDLRQLARRLATLFPSLLSEENVRKRRVSFISSSKHRCVSSVEAFQEGLQQHWSPHDGPPEFLHEVDDELMRFFERCRGYVEGVENNRTALLEVEKFKHGKEMDGVRKKVADKLGLPFHSLTPDLVEAAFFLCSYELSIKSVHSPWCFLFDERDAKVLEYKSDLKQYWKRSHGHVISSLSSCPLFHHVFRTLDKAGRPRRSSEASPEPASILVGHAETLLPLLSLLGLYKDQTPPTASNYHSQHGRSFRSGRIVPYAANLLLVLYDCRGGPRLQLLVNETPVGFPGLQEDAPLYRDVRAAYRHLLDGCDFRWECEGRGGGGGHGPNTEL; encoded by the exons ATGTTCCCCGTTTTCACGCCCACACACGGACTGCTGCTGGCGGCTCTCAGCCTGCTCCCGACCCGCCTCTCCTGCTCCTCCCTGGCGGTCCCGGACGTCCCGCACATCGCCGCTTACTTCGGGACCAAGACCCGGTACGAAGAGGTGAACCCGCACTTGCTACGGGACGTCTTATCCGTGAACACATCAGTGCTGAAACCGCCGCCCACCGAGCGATGCTCCCCGGTCCACCTGACCGCCGTTATCAGGCACGGCAGCCGGTACCCGACCGCCAAGAACATCCGCAGGATCCTAAAGCTGAGTGAGCTGGTTCGGGCAGAAGCTTCCAGAGACTCCGGGAGCTCCGTCGGTTGGCTGCAGGACATCCGGAGCCGCTGGGAGCCGTGGTACACGGAGGACATGGACG gtcAGCTGGTGATGAAGGGCAGGGACGACCTCCGTCAGCTGGCGCGCCGCCTGGCCACCTTGTTTCCGTCTCTGCTGTCTGAGGAGAacgtgaggaagaggagggtgagCTTCATCAGCAGCTCCAAGCATCGCTGTGTGAGCAGCGTGGAGGCGTTCCAGGAGGGGCTGCAGCAGCACTGGAGCCCCCACG acggCCCTCCAGAGTTCCTTCATGAGGTGGACGACGAGCTGATGCGCTTCTTTGAGCGTTGCCGTGGTTACGTGGAAGGCGTGGAGAACAACCGCACGGCGTTGCTGGAAGTGGAGAAGTTCAAACACGGAAAGGAGATGGACGGAGTGAGGAAGAAGGTGGCCGACAAGCTGGGCCTTCCTTTTCACAGCCTCACCCCAG ATCTGGTGGAAGCGGCGTTCTTCTTGTGTTCATACGAGCTGTCAATCAAATCCGTCCACTCTCCGTGGTGCTTCCTGTTTGACGAGCGCGACGCTAAG GTGTTGGAGTACAAGTCGGACCTGAAGCAGTACTGGAAGCGCTCTCATGGTCATGTGATCAGCAGCCTGTCCAGCTGTCCTCTCTTCCACCACGTCTTCAGGACGCTGGACAAAGCTGGACGTCCTCGCAG ATCCAGTGAGGCGTCTCCCGAACCGGCGTCCATCCTGGTGGGACACGCTGAGAcgctcctccccctcctctccctgCTTGGACTCTACAAGGACCAGACTCCGCCCACTGCTAGTAACTACCACTCACAGCACG GTCGAAGCTTCCGGAGCGGTCGCATCGTCCCGTACGCCGCCAACCTGCTCCTGGTTCTGTACGACTGCCGGGGCGGCCCGCGGCTGCAGCTGCTCGTCAACGAGACGCCGGTTGGCTTCCCGGGTCTGCAGGAGGACGCGCCGCTGTACCGCGACGTCCGCGCCGCCTACCGCCACCTGCTGGACGGCTGCGACTTCCGCTGGGAGTGTGAGGGGCGGGGCGGCGGCGGGGGCCACGGGCCCAATACTGAGCTCTGA